A stretch of Mya arenaria isolate MELC-2E11 chromosome 14, ASM2691426v1 DNA encodes these proteins:
- the LOC128218314 gene encoding uncharacterized protein LOC128218314, whose translation MISSTPRMSVRASRLSVFSGSGHPEAPVVTCDPCRFSAKTSNAVKYCKDCGGHFCIYCAKTHAKAPATRKHVQIAVTQETAPDKTLGRQKKMCQEHGAKLISFCESHDTLCCNVCVLASHRECAKVVPLSAVADRNYVFRMCKDLESAIKKLQNKFEDLQVQKLDFVKNVEEQTETLVTTVKMYRKSIDGILNKLEEAVMKKKDEYYFERTQQVNGQIKTCKTAINVLDEAYKEVDTTMRETNADMFVNIKRVQGVIGRYSGVLEKIGPSEKDGVKFVVDTNIERFLGGLEALGEILVEKNAARRDLSPSIASSRRSTGDNRRPNFTADVNVKLKSDRKTCFITGATFLFDGRLVLADDTNKCIKLFGSDFKPLTYVSTVTSPRDIIAISHHEVAATLPAEKIVQLLKISGRDIEKKKGFLLDIECYGIAFHAQDIYVTSGWSAEREIQVLAPTGELRRKIRLSKTVFRYPLYITVDPKTEVIYVSDYINGVISLDMTGKILTQCREPDTGCYYKGIEMTTSGQVYVCQWQQNAIARVHTDGRGLETVLIWDQKDRRKPLAIAYTTKTKRLALSFCGEKRDFLTLYKFY comes from the exons ATGATTTCGTCAACGCCAAGAATGAGTGTGCGAGCATCAAGATTAAGCGTCTTTTCCGGAAGTGGACATCCGGAAGCTCCAGTAGTCACGTGCGACCCGTGCCGATTCTCAGCCAAGACATCCAACGCCGTGAAATACTGCAAGGACTGTGGCGGCCATTTCTGTATCTATTGTGCTAAGACCCACGCCAAGGCCCCTGCAACCCGGAAACACGTTCAGATAGCGGTTACACAGGAGACAGCTCCAGACAAGACTCTCGGGAGACAGAAGAAGATGTGTCAGGAACACGGGGCGAAGCTAATCAGTTTCTGTGAATCGCATGACACCCTGTGTTGCAACGTGTGCGTTCTCGCGAGTCACCGTGAGTGTGCGAAAGTTGTGCCCCTTAGCGCAGTCGCAGACAGAAATTACGTGTTCAGAATGTGCAAGGATTTAGAATCGGCGATCAAGAaacttcaaaacaaatttgaagaTCTTCAAGTACAAAAACTTGACTTCGTAAAAAACGTTGAGGAACAGACTGAAACATTGGTCACAACTGTGAAAATGTACAGGAAATCTATAGACGGGATTCTTAATAAATTAGAAGAAGCTGTAATGAAAAAGAAGGATGAATATTACTTCGAGCGAACACAACAGGTCAACGgccaaataaaaacatgtaaaaccgCAATCAATGTGTTAGACGAAGCTTATAAAGAAGTCGACACAACCATGAGAGAAACTAACGCGGACATGTTTGTCAACATCAAGCGCGTGCAGGGCGTCATAGGCCGGTACTCGGGAGTGCTGGAGAAGATAGGTCCGTCAGAGAAGGACGGCGTTAAGTTTGTAGTAGATACAAACATTGAGAGGTTTTTAGGTGGCCTCGAGGCCCTCGGGGAAATACTGGTTGAGAAAAACGCCGCCCGCCGCGACCTCTCACCGTCTATAG CCTCCTCACGACGCAGCACCGGTGATAACCGCCGCCCTAACTTTACCGCAGACGTCAATGTAAAGCTGAAATCAGACAGGAAGACGTGTTTTATTACCGGTGCTACATTCCTCTTTGACGGAAGACTTGTACTCGCAGACGATACAAACAAATGCATCAAGCTTTTTGGGTCAGACTTCAAGCCGCTTACTTACGTTTCCACGGTGACGTCACCGCGAGACATTATAGCCATTTCTCACCATGAAGTAGCGGCCACTTTGCCGGCAGAAAAGATAGTGCAACTATTGAAAATTAGTGGCAGGGACATTGAAAAGAAGAAAGGATTTCTATTAGATATTGAATGCTATGGTATTGCGTTCCATGCGCAAGATATTTACGTAACGTCAGGTTGGTCTGCAGAGCGAGAAATTCAAGTATTAGCTCCGACTGGAGAACTTAGAAGGAAAATTCGTCTATCAAAGACCGTATTTAGATACCCCCTTTATATCACTGTTGATCCTAAAACGGAGGTGATATATGTGTCAGATTATATAAATGGTGTGATAAGCTTAGATATGACAGGTAAAATATTAACACAGTGCCGGGAACCGGATACCGGATGTTACTATAAAGGAATTGAAATGACGACGTCCGGTCAGGTATACGTTTGCCAGTGGCAGCAAAACGCCATCGCTCGCGTTCACACGGACGGACGCGGCCTCGAGACGGTCCTCATATGGGACCAGAAAGACCGCCGGAAGCCGCTGGCCATTGCGTACACAACCAAGACCAAGCGGCTGGCCCTGTCCTTCTGTGGAGAGAAAAGAGACTTTCTCACTCTTTACAAGTTTTATTGA
- the LOC128218056 gene encoding DNA replication licensing factor mcm2-like has translation MADEPSSEPFSSVTSPARSRRGRDPITSSPGRDLPPFEDDSELLDDDNQVVEEEDGEELFGDQMERDYRAIPELDVYDRGVMDEDDYSDLSESQRAAAERDMRQRDKEEGRLTGRMRRGLMYDESDEDEEDRPRKRRAAERAAEGDMEDEEMIESIENLEDMKGHSVREWVAMLAPKTEIKNRFKNFLRTFVDSKGHNVYREKIRQMVEGNKESLTVDYNMLAEVEQVLAYFLPEAPTEMLQNFDEAGKEVVLSMYPNYERIAKEIHVRIAELPLIEELRSLRQLHLNQLIRTSGVVTSCTGVLPQLNIIKYDCNKCNYILGPFYQSQSQEVKPGSCPECQSTGPFEINMEQTLYKNYQRITLQESPGKVPAGRLPRSKDAILLDDLTDSCKPGDEIEMTGVYHNNYDGSLNTSNGFPVFATVIQANYITKKDDKLAVSSLTDEDIKAIAQLSKDERIGERIFASVAPSIYGHEDIKRALALAMFGGEAKNPGGKHKVRGDINVLVCGDPGTAKSQFLKYIEKTAPRVVYTTGQGASAVGLTAYVQRNPISREWTLEAGALVLADKGICLIDEFDKMNDQDRTSIHEAMEQQSISISKAGIVTSLQARCAVLAAANPIGGRYDPALTFAENVDLTEPILSRFDILCVVRDTVDPVQDECLARFVTGSHIKHHPNATETEQDANLNTLNTNSSVEPIPQELLRKYLIYAKEKVHPRLNKMDQDKVAKMYAELRRESMVTNSIPITVRHIESMIRMAESHAKMHLRDYVNEEDVNMAMRIMLESFISTQKFSVMRSMRKTFGRYLAFKKDNNELLLFILKQLAADQMSFQRSRYGQEQEIIEVSCKDLADKARQINITNLASFYESDTFKANRFTYDGKRSTVVQHL, from the exons ATGGCT GACGAACCATCATCTGAGCCATTTTCATCAGTAACGAGCCCTGCTCGATCCCGCAGAGGGCGTGATCCAATCACTTCCAGCCCTGGCCGAGACCTTCCACCGTTTGAGGATGACTCAGAGCTGTTGGACGATGACAACCAAGTGGTGGAGGAGGAAGATGGGGAGGAACTGTTCGGAGACCAAATGGAAAG AGATTACCGAGCCATCCCAGAGCTTGATGTATATGATCGCGGTGTGATGGACGAGGATGATTACTCCGACCTATCTGAAAGTCAACGGGCAGCTGCAGAACGGGATATGAGACAGAGAGACAAGGAAGAAGGCAGACTGACTGGACGGATGAGGAGGGGTCTTATGTATG ATGAGTCTGATGAAGATGAAGAGGATAGGCCTCGTAAGAGACGGGCAGCTGAGAGGGCAGCGGAGGGAGATATGGAGGATGAAGAG ATGATTGAAAGTATTGAAAATTTAGAAGACATGAAGGGTCACTCTGTAAGGGAGTGGGTGGCCATGTTAGCCCCTAAAACGGAGATAAAAAACCGCTTCAAGAATTTCTTGCGGACATTTGTTGATTCAAAGGGCCACAATGTCTACAGAGAAAAAATCCGGCAGATGGTTGAAG GTAACAAGGAGAGCCTTACAGTGGACTACAACATGTTGGCTGAGGTGGAGCAGGTATTGGCCTACTTCTTGCCAGAGGCCCCGACAGAGATGCTTCAAAACTTTGATGAG GCTGGTAAGGAGGTAGTGTTGAGCATGTACCCAAATTACGAAAGAATCGCAAAAGAGATTCATGTGAGAATTGCTGAGTTACCCTTGATAGAAGAACTGCGCTCTCTCAG ACAGCTGCATCTTAACCAGCTGATTCGTACGAGTGGTGTGGTGACAAGCTGTACGGGTGTTCTCCCCCAGCTCAACATCATCAAGTATGACTGTAACAAGTGCAACTACATCCTCGGCCCCTTCTACCAGTCACAGTCACAGGAAGTAAAGCCTGGATCCTGCCCCGAGTGTCAATCCACAGGTCCCTTTGAGATCAACATGGAGCAG ACCCTGTACAAAAACTACCAGCGTATCACCCTCCAGGAGAGCCCTGGCAAGGTACCTGCGGGCAGACTCCCGAGGTCCAAGGATGCCATACTGCTTGATGACCTCACTGACAGCTGCAAACCGGGAGATGAGATC GAAATGACTGGTGTGTACCACAATAACTACGATGGCTCCTTAAACACGTCCAATGGTTTTCCTGTGTTTGCCACGGTCATCCAGGCAAACTACATAACAAAGAAAGATGACAAACTGGCGGTGAGCAGCCTTACAGATGAGGACATAAAGGCCATTGCCCAGCTCTCTAAGGATGAGAGGATAGGAGAGAGG atatttgcCAGCGTTGCACCCTCCATCTACGGCCACGAGGATATCAAGCGCGCTTTGGCTCTGGCTATGTTTGGAGGGGAAGCCAAAAATCCTGGGGGTAAACACAAGGTCCGCGGTGACATTAACGTCCTGGTCTGTGGTGACCCTGGTACGGCAAAGTCACAGTTCCTAAAATACATCGAGAAAACTGCACCCAG GGTTGTATATACAACTGGTCAGGGTGCGTCAGCAGTGGGTTTGACGGCATACGTTCAGCGGAATCCTATTTCCAGAGAGTGGACCCTCGAGGCTGGAGCTCTTGTGCTGGCTGATAAGGGAATCTGTCTTATTGACGAGTTTGACAAG ATGAATGACCAGGATAGAACCAGCATTCACGAGGCAATGGAACAGCAGAGCATCTCCATCTCCAAGGCTGGTATAGTGACCTCCCTGCAGGCGCGTTGTGCCGTCCTAGCAGCAGCTAACCCTATTGGTGGCAGATATGACCCTGCACTCACCTTTGCTGAAAAT GTTGATCTGACAGAGCCCATATTGTCAAGGTTTGACATTCTGTGTGTTGTGAGGGACACTGTTGATCCAGTGCAG GATGAATGTCTCGCACGGTTTGTAACAGGCAGTCACATAAAGCATCACCCGAACGCTACTGAGACTGAACAAGATGCAAACCTG AACACGTTGAATACAAACTCGTCCGTGGAGCCTATCCCGCAGGAGCTACTGAGGAAGTACCTCATCTATGCGAAGGAGAAAGTCCACCCAAGACTCAACAAGATGGACCAGGACAAGGTGGCCAAGATGTACGCTGAGCTACGTCGTGAGTCCATG GTAACCAACAGCATTCCAATCACAGTGAGACACATAGAGTCCATGATCCGAATGGCGGAGTCTCACGCTAAGATGCACCTGCGGGACTACGTTAACGAGGAGGACGTGAACATGGCCATGAGAATCATGCTGGAAAGCTTCATCTCCACACAGAAGTTCTCTGTGATGCGCTCCATGAGAAAG ACATTTGGCCGGTATCTGGCCTTCAAGAAGGACAACAACGAGCTCCTGCTGTTCATCTTGAAACAGCTGGCCGCCGACCAGATGTCGTTCCAGCGCAGTCGCTATGGCCAGGAGCAGGAAATCATTGAGGTCTCCTGCAAGGATCTTGCTGACAAG GCACGCCAGATCAATATCACTAACCTGGCTTCATTTTACGAGAGCGATACTTTCAAGGCAAACCGATTCACGTATGATGGGAAGAGGAGCACGGTTGTCCAGCACTTGTGA